The genomic stretch AGAGATACTCAAAGAAAATATTGCGATTGCCAGTACTGTTATGTTCTTTTTCATAATGGTGGATTTAATTGAATATGTTAATAATCGTAGAAGTGTTCAAAATCCACCCCAAGATTCAAAAATCGTCCTTTACAGCCTCTTAGAGAATATTTCCTGTGCTTCTAAACAAAATGCTCGGTAAAATCCTGCTTATTTTTCCCCGACTTGTGGAAATTTCATCCCTGTAGTGATTTATGAAGTCAGCCTATTTACTGATTTTCCTCCAAAGCTTTTCTCCCCATCTGCTAAGGAAGTTTTGTTCATCTGCTCCTTTGATATCTTCTTCTCCTAGCGAATAACCCAAAGGCTGCAATACAGGAGAGGCATCGAATATTATCTTGGAAATACCGGCAATAGGAATGCTGAGTATCATACCTGCCACGCCCCAAATTGATCCACCTAGCACAACTACTACAATAGTAACCAAAGGATTGAGCTCCACCTTGCTACCTACTACATATGGCTCTAGGATATAACTCTCCACAAACTGAGCTACACTAAATGTCAAGGTAACTCCTATCAACCCCCAAATTTCCGCTCCTGCAAATACCGCCATCACTAATGCAAGTCCATAGCCTATTATGTTCCCAACATAGGGAAGCAGAGATAGTGTCGCAGCTATCAAGCTGATCAAAATGGCATTTTCTATCCCAGACAGAGATAGACCGATGCTGTAAATGATAGCTAAAAAAGCAATCAGTGTAAATCTGCCCACTACAAAATTCAATGCCATGTGAATCGAATGCCTCATGACTTCCTCAGCTTCCTTCCTGTTTTCTGATTCAAAAAACTTTAAAATTGAGCGCTTGACCTTATTCCTATATAGCAGTAAAAAGAAAAGATAAATCAATGTAAGTGCACTATTGCCGAGAAAACCAAAGAAGTTCTTCAAGATAGATCCTATTTCCTGAGATGCACTGCTAATCAGTTGATCAGAAGTAGGTTGGGATGAATAACTTTCAGATGTGCTCGTTGGATTATTTAAAGTTTCTGAGCTCTCATCCTCTTCACCAGTATCTGAACTGCTGCCAATAGTGGAGTAGAACATCTCAAACTGATGCTCGAGATTCAACCCGGTTTTATCTTCAATAAGTTGTTGCGCTTCTTCCAGCTTGGGTAGGATTTTTTCTTTGATCTCAGGCCATCGCTCCGATATGTTTGATATCTGGGCAGTTAGGATTACAAAAAAAGAAATAAACACTAAAAAACTTAATATCACACAAAAAAGGGCAGAAAGCCCTCTGGATAGCTTCCAGCTTTCCAATTTCCTGCTTATTGGGATACAGATTAAGGTCAATAGTATTGCTATAGCTAGCGGTTTGAGAAAACCCGCAGCTTCTATAGTGCCTAAAATAAAAAAATATGCACCTAATACTGAAAGACTTACAGTTATTAGAATATTCTTCGATTTCATTTTTTAGTTTTAAATCCCAGATCAGGTCTATTCACTTGTTGATCAGGAATACCGGTTTTCCTATTTACCCGCATAGGCTACTTTCCATAAAGTATTTCCGCTATCGTCATTTACCAGCAGCGATCCGTCAGGTAAAACCGAAACATCCACAGGTCTCCCAAAAACTTCGGAATCATCAGAATCTGAAACAAAGCCTGTAAGAAAGTCCCGAGGTTCTCCTGATGGTTTGCCATTCTCAAAGGGCACAAAGATAACTTTGTAACCAGCCAGGTTTTCACGGTTCCACGAACCATGCTGCCCCACAAATGCCCCCCTTCTATATTCTTCAGGAAATGCGTCACCTTCATAAAAAGTCAACCCCAGTGAGGCTGTGTGATTTCCTACAGGAACGTCAGGAACTATAGCTCTTGCCACCAAATCAGGAGCTTCACCCTGCATTCTTGGATCTTCTATCGATCCAAAATAAGAATAAGGCCAGCCATAAAAACCTCCCTTTTTCACACTGGTGATGTAATCAGGCACCAAATCATCTCCGAGTTCATCCCGCTCATTTACCGCTGTCCAAAGCTCCTTGGTAGAAGGATTCCAGGACATACCTACTGGATTTCTCAATCCACTCGCATATATAACCTCCTCGGATCCGTCTGGATTGATTTCCAGAATAGCCGCCCTCCTGTGCTCCTCATCCATTCCATATTCACCATTATTACTAGCTGAGCCTACCGAGATATAGATCTTGCTTCCGTCTTCATTGGCGATCAAGTTTCTAGTCCAGTGATTGTTATAGCCGCCAGCGGGTAGCTCCACTAGCTTTTCTCCTTCTCCTTCCAGTTGCAGCTGTCCAAGTTTATACGGAAACCTGTACAGCCCATCTGTATTGGCTATGTAGAAGAAATCATTCAAAATCAGCATCCCATAAGGCTGGTTCAGGCCTTCCTTAAATATTTCCCGGGTTTCATACTCGCCGTTTTTGTCCTCGTCCCTGAAGACCGTGATACGGTCCGCACTGCTTTTGGTGTTGCTTTCTACTACAAAAATATCACCATTGGAAGCCACGTAGGTATTTCTTGGATTATCCAATTCGTCTGCGAATTTGGTAACAGTAAATTCTGTCGGTGCTTTAGGAGCCTTGCCTTCCTCCCAGCCTAATACCTTGCTGTGATTTTTTACAGACTCTGTTGAATATGGAGGAGGTAATATAAGTTCTCCAATGGCAGTATTTACAGTGTCCGGGCTAGATTCGGATAATTGTTCCTTCTCTTCTTCAGAAACTTTTTGCTCACACGATGCAAAAGTCATGGCGGTCAATGCGACCAAGGGGAGTATAATTTTAATTCTCATAGTTGATCTTAGTTTAATTCTTCTAAAAAAGATCAATCATATAGCCAAAAAGTCAAAAGGGGAATACTGGGCTTAAAGTGAGAAAAACGCACTTTTCAGATTTGTATTATGGATTCATGTGAATATATATACCCAAATCGGGTCATGCATTGGCCTGTACCATTTACTGACTTTCGAGTCTTTCCAGAGCCTTTTCAATCTGTACACCTTTGCCCAAAACGGCTTTAAAAAGATCTGGGTTCTTGTTAATTCTGTCTTTGATGGTGAAAATTGTGAACTCACTTTTATCGAGTTTGCTGTTCACTTCTTTCCACAGCAAAGGAGTGGAAACTGTGGCACCTGGCTTTGGCCTTACGCAATAAGCCGCTGCAAGGGTTTGGCCGGATCTATTTTGAAGATAATCCAGATATATTCTTCCTTTTCTGGCTTTGAGAGGTCTCTGTATTGTTGTAAGTGTGGGCAACTGTTCCTGGATCACAGTACATAGAAGCTTGCAAAAGTCTCTTCCTTCTTCAAATGTATAATTTGCCCCTAGGGGTATATAAATATGTAAGCCACTGGCACCGGAAGTCTTACAGTAGCAATCGATCTTAAGCTGATCAAGCAGTTGATGAAAAGCCTGAGCAACCTCTATTACCTCTTTGAAGGTGTTCTTGTCAGAAGGATCCAGATCTATCACTATATAGTCTGGCTTATCAAGTGAGCCGATGCGGGCATTCCATGGGTTGAGCTCTATGCAGCCAAGATTTGCCATGTAGATCAGTGTAGCTTCATTCTGACATAACATATAATCGATATCTTTTCGGGTAGATTCAGAATATAGGCTTACAGTTTCTATCCAGTCCGGGTATCCTGCCGGGGTGTCTTTCTGATAAAATCCTTCCTTGTCGATACCATTGGGATGACGATGAAGATTTTGCGGGCGGTCTTTAAGGAAAGGTAAAATGTGATCTGATATAGAAATATAATAATCGATCAGGTCGTACTTTGTGATCCCTTCTTTAGGCCATAGTGGCTTTTCGAGGTTACTCACTTGTACAGAGATCCCATCTATTTCCAAAAAACCCTCGGATATCCCGGTTGGCTTTTCCTCGGGCGAACTCTTCTCTACGGTTAATTCTTGAGGAAATTTATCGTTTCTAAGTCCCTTAAAAACCGGCTGTCGAAGTCGGTTATTCTCAGTCCATTCAGCAAAATTGACCTCTGCCACCATCACGGGGCGAAGCCAGATAGGCTCCCTTCCAGCTAAATTGATTTTATCTGAAAAGGGAGATTTAGACTGTTTTATTTTATTAAACTGAGCTAGCAGTTCTTTTTGCTGCCCAATGGAGAAACCTGTCCCGCAATTACCTACATACTGTAATTCCCCATTCTTGTGCAGCCCTAGAATCAGGGAGCCAAATGGCCTGCTTTCTGATTTGGTATAGCCACAGATGATCGTTTCCATGCTTTCCTGTATTTTGAATTTCAGCCAATCCTCCGATCTTACGCCTGGATAATAATACGAATCAGCTTTCTTGCCTATTATTCCTTCCAACCCCTGAGACTTTGCTTCTTCAAGAAATGATTTTCCACCTCCTACCATATGGCCCGTGTACCGTACAAAGGGAAGATCATCTACCAGAGCCTCCAACAATTCCTTTCGCTCTTCTAATTTAAGATGGATGATGCTATGGCCATCGAGATAGAGTAAATCAAAAACCATATAGGCCAGCTCCCCTTTGGGGGTTTCAGAATAATACTGTAGCCACTGAAATCTCGGAATACCATTCTTATCCAGACTCACTACTTCC from Algoriphagus sp. NG3 encodes the following:
- a CDS encoding AI-2E family transporter, with product MKSKNILITVSLSVLGAYFFILGTIEAAGFLKPLAIAILLTLICIPISRKLESWKLSRGLSALFCVILSFLVFISFFVILTAQISNISERWPEIKEKILPKLEEAQQLIEDKTGLNLEHQFEMFYSTIGSSSDTGEEDESSETLNNPTSTSESYSSQPTSDQLISSASQEIGSILKNFFGFLGNSALTLIYLFFLLLYRNKVKRSILKFFESENRKEAEEVMRHSIHMALNFVVGRFTLIAFLAIIYSIGLSLSGIENAILISLIAATLSLLPYVGNIIGYGLALVMAVFAGAEIWGLIGVTLTFSVAQFVESYILEPYVVGSKVELNPLVTIVVVVLGGSIWGVAGMILSIPIAGISKIIFDASPVLQPLGYSLGEEDIKGADEQNFLSRWGEKLWRKISK
- a CDS encoding sorbosone dehydrogenase family protein, encoding MRIKIILPLVALTAMTFASCEQKVSEEEKEQLSESSPDTVNTAIGELILPPPYSTESVKNHSKVLGWEEGKAPKAPTEFTVTKFADELDNPRNTYVASNGDIFVVESNTKSSADRITVFRDEDKNGEYETREIFKEGLNQPYGMLILNDFFYIANTDGLYRFPYKLGQLQLEGEGEKLVELPAGGYNNHWTRNLIANEDGSKIYISVGSASNNGEYGMDEEHRRAAILEINPDGSEEVIYASGLRNPVGMSWNPSTKELWTAVNERDELGDDLVPDYITSVKKGGFYGWPYSYFGSIEDPRMQGEAPDLVARAIVPDVPVGNHTASLGLTFYEGDAFPEEYRRGAFVGQHGSWNRENLAGYKVIFVPFENGKPSGEPRDFLTGFVSDSDDSEVFGRPVDVSVLPDGSLLVNDDSGNTLWKVAYAGK
- the ligD gene encoding DNA ligase D, which encodes MALDEYNRKRDFKKTNEPRGDFALKTGELRFVVQRHEVSSLHFDLRLEMDGVLKSWAVPKGPSLNPGDKRLAVETEDHPLKYLDFEGVIPKGNYGAGKMAIWDSGTYTAISKKKDAELKMLEKGDLKLTFFGSKLRGDFALIRTRFEGKQPQWLLIKKKDKFATDLDYDANLHLGENRVQERAAPSKEIALRQQVSPMLASSSKNLKFSPSKDWLYEIKWDGYRMICNHSSESTTLYSRNGIDYTGSYPELIESLEQLPTDAILDGEVVSLDKNGIPRFQWLQYYSETPKGELAYMVFDLLYLDGHSIIHLKLEERKELLEALVDDLPFVRYTGHMVGGGKSFLEEAKSQGLEGIIGKKADSYYYPGVRSEDWLKFKIQESMETIICGYTKSESRPFGSLILGLHKNGELQYVGNCGTGFSIGQQKELLAQFNKIKQSKSPFSDKINLAGREPIWLRPVMVAEVNFAEWTENNRLRQPVFKGLRNDKFPQELTVEKSSPEEKPTGISEGFLEIDGISVQVSNLEKPLWPKEGITKYDLIDYYISISDHILPFLKDRPQNLHRHPNGIDKEGFYQKDTPAGYPDWIETVSLYSESTRKDIDYMLCQNEATLIYMANLGCIELNPWNARIGSLDKPDYIVIDLDPSDKNTFKEVIEVAQAFHQLLDQLKIDCYCKTSGASGLHIYIPLGANYTFEEGRDFCKLLCTVIQEQLPTLTTIQRPLKARKGRIYLDYLQNRSGQTLAAAYCVRPKPGATVSTPLLWKEVNSKLDKSEFTIFTIKDRINKNPDLFKAVLGKGVQIEKALERLESQ